One window of the Candidatus Bathyarchaeia archaeon genome contains the following:
- a CDS encoding TldD/PmbA family protein: MRDLLESIVESGLAKGVSFCEVRYFEERSSSIGVENGVAKALSSGILRGIGIRVIVNGRWGFASTNVVTRESAERTLTDAIGCAKSITAHSGEEAKIIEVEPSVDFIKHEVKINPEDISPEEKVKRVLELEKTARAFSDRVKDVFVNYRDILTRVITCNSFGTFVEEIAPRTLLSCRVIAKEGDNMQEGYERVGNVAGYELIEKISAEDFSLKAAKRAVSLLSAHPPPRGMYTVVVDPKVGGLFIHEAIGHNSEGDLVFSGGSIISDKMGQKIASDLVTIIDDPTRDGYGHFTYDHEGVKARPHVIIRDGVLVGFLHSLESAAKLGGKPEGSARAQSHHYPPIVRMSNTYLAPRDMALEELLEDIEFGIYLSGSQYGYVESEKGQFTCKVEEAWLIRKGELTEHLRDVAVSGLTLEALKNITAVGRDLSIEMPGMCGKSGQSMFVDAGAPHFRIDGIVVGGRR; this comes from the coding sequence TTGAGGGATCTCCTTGAATCAATCGTTGAAAGCGGGTTAGCTAAAGGAGTCAGTTTTTGTGAAGTCAGATACTTCGAAGAGAGAAGTAGCAGTATAGGTGTTGAAAACGGCGTCGCAAAGGCTCTCTCTTCAGGAATTTTAAGGGGTATAGGGATAAGGGTTATTGTTAATGGACGTTGGGGGTTCGCGTCAACCAATGTTGTCACGAGGGAGAGCGCTGAGAGAACCTTAACAGATGCTATTGGATGCGCTAAATCTATAACGGCCCATTCTGGGGAGGAAGCAAAGATAATTGAGGTTGAACCCTCAGTTGATTTTATCAAACATGAGGTTAAGATTAATCCAGAAGACATTAGCCCCGAGGAGAAAGTTAAGAGGGTTCTTGAGCTGGAGAAGACTGCAAGGGCTTTCAGCGACAGAGTAAAAGACGTGTTTGTGAACTACAGAGATATCTTAACAAGAGTTATTACGTGCAATTCCTTTGGAACCTTCGTCGAGGAAATCGCTCCAAGAACACTTTTATCGTGCCGGGTAATAGCGAAGGAGGGCGATAACATGCAAGAAGGGTACGAAAGGGTTGGTAATGTCGCCGGGTACGAGTTGATTGAGAAAATTTCCGCGGAAGACTTCTCCCTTAAGGCTGCGAAAAGAGCTGTCAGCTTGCTGAGCGCACATCCTCCTCCGAGAGGCATGTATACGGTTGTTGTGGATCCTAAGGTTGGAGGCTTATTCATTCATGAGGCTATCGGACATAACAGTGAAGGCGATCTCGTTTTTAGTGGGGGGTCGATAATATCTGATAAGATGGGGCAGAAGATAGCGAGCGACCTTGTAACAATAATCGACGACCCGACGAGAGACGGATATGGACATTTCACTTATGATCATGAGGGGGTTAAGGCTAGACCTCACGTAATAATAAGAGACGGCGTTTTAGTTGGCTTTCTGCATTCGCTTGAATCTGCCGCTAAACTCGGCGGCAAACCAGAAGGAAGCGCTAGAGCCCAGTCGCATCACTATCCGCCTATTGTACGTATGTCAAATACTTATCTTGCTCCTAGAGATATGGCGCTTGAAGAACTGCTTGAGGATATCGAGTTTGGCATTTACTTATCCGGCTCCCAATATGGTTATGTTGAGTCGGAGAAAGGCCAGTTCACATGTAAGGTTGAGGAAGCATGGCTAATAAGGAAAGGCGAGCTCACAGAACATTTAAGGGACGTCGCCGTAAGCGGATTAACCCTTGAAGCTCTAAAAAATATAACCGCTGTGGGAAGAGACCTTAGTATAGAGATGCCTGGAATGTGCGGCAAATCTGGGCAGAGCATGTTTGTTGATGCTGGGGCACCACACTTTAGGATAGACGGCATAGTTGTCGGCGGGAGGAGATGA
- a CDS encoding zinc ribbon domain-containing protein: MSYCPVCGTKLPEEKGARFCPNCGAPTRDTLRRMEPAWSCTLQARTIIFLVTLLLCFTATVFGALAEVDPLEASNIKREMDTLETAIKTVGVQVIFGNNFMHTLVMFVPIVGPGWGFFVLYNTGRVFAAIATTMKMNPIILLSLTLLYPFAWMEYISYALAISESFILAYSIAKHGFKNELRTMSVILAICSIILLLAAIIEFAMIKISLGGLIG; this comes from the coding sequence ATGTCATACTGTCCAGTATGCGGCACAAAATTGCCTGAAGAAAAAGGCGCTAGATTCTGCCCAAATTGCGGCGCTCCGACCCGCGATACTTTAAGAAGGATGGAACCCGCATGGTCTTGCACATTGCAAGCAAGGACCATAATCTTCTTAGTAACTTTATTACTTTGTTTTACGGCAACGGTTTTTGGCGCTTTAGCGGAAGTCGACCCGTTAGAAGCGTCAAACATAAAGAGAGAGATGGATACTCTTGAGACAGCCATAAAAACAGTTGGGGTTCAAGTAATTTTCGGCAATAATTTCATGCATACGTTAGTAATGTTTGTCCCCATAGTGGGGCCAGGATGGGGTTTTTTCGTCCTCTATAACACTGGAAGGGTTTTCGCGGCAATTGCCACTACGATGAAGATGAACCCAATCATTCTTCTTTCACTTACGTTATTGTACCCGTTTGCTTGGATGGAATACATATCTTATGCTCTCGCAATCTCAGAGAGCTTCATACTAGCGTATTCCATAGCTAAACATGGTTTCAAGAACGAGCTTAGAACCATGTCTGTAATTCTTGCAATATGCTCAATAATTTTATTGTTGGCGGCAATAATAGAATTCGCCATGATAAAAATTAGCTTAGGTGGACTAATCGGATAG
- a CDS encoding replication factor C small subunit — MWTEKYRPRTLDDIVDQEEIVARLKSFVKAKNVPHCIFAGPPGTGKTTAALCLAHDLYGENYREYIMELNASDERGINVIRETVKTFARTKPIGEVTFKLLILDEADNMTDDAQQALRRTMERYSETARFILIANYSGKIIEPIQSRCAPFRFTYLPAEAVTKRIKYICEKENVEITDDGIEAILDLSGGDLRKTLNILQTAASVGKTVTADLVYAVVGKANPADIREMMLMALNGDFISARNKLRELTRKYGLAGTDIIRQIHSETFRLNIPDIWKVKLADIIGEADYRLVRGATEEVQLSALLAKLVEAGYEMKRSSK; from the coding sequence ATGTGGACTGAAAAGTATCGGCCGCGCACATTAGATGACATAGTTGACCAGGAGGAGATAGTTGCTAGGCTCAAAAGCTTCGTCAAGGCTAAAAATGTTCCTCACTGCATATTTGCTGGACCGCCCGGTACCGGGAAGACGACCGCTGCCCTTTGCCTAGCACATGACCTTTACGGCGAAAACTATCGGGAGTATATAATGGAGCTTAATGCTAGCGATGAGAGGGGCATAAACGTTATCAGGGAGACTGTAAAAACTTTCGCTAGGACAAAGCCTATAGGCGAAGTAACATTCAAACTGTTGATTCTGGACGAAGCGGATAATATGACTGATGACGCTCAGCAAGCTTTAAGGCGAACGATGGAGCGGTATAGCGAGACCGCACGCTTCATATTGATAGCTAACTACAGCGGCAAGATAATTGAACCTATCCAATCGCGCTGCGCCCCATTCAGATTCACGTATCTGCCAGCCGAAGCTGTAACGAAAAGAATCAAATATATATGTGAAAAGGAGAACGTTGAGATCACAGATGACGGTATAGAGGCCATACTGGATCTCAGCGGAGGAGATTTAAGAAAAACTCTGAATATTCTTCAGACAGCGGCTTCAGTCGGTAAAACGGTGACAGCGGACCTAGTTTACGCTGTCGTCGGCAAAGCTAACCCGGCAGATATTAGGGAAATGATGCTCATGGCTTTAAACGGCGACTTCATTTCTGCGAGGAATAAGCTTAGGGAGCTAACTCGAAAATATGGTCTCGCCGGGACAGATATAATAAGGCAGATTCACAGCGAAACATTTCGATTAAATATCCCTGATATTTGGAAGGTTAAGTTAGCCGACATTATCGGCGAAGCTGACTATAGGTTAGTTCGAGGAGCAACCGAGGAAGTTCAGCTCAGCGCGTTGCTCGCTAAACTCGTCGAGGCAGGTTACGAAATGAAGAGAAGCTCTAAATGA
- a CDS encoding replication factor C large subunit, with amino-acid sequence MFSSPYIPWTLKYKPKSISEVIGNEEAKRKILEWINSWKKGAPEKKALFIYGPPGVGKTATVEALANDLDMELVMSDASTYRTEEAVKRFAGRASQFGSLFGRSKIIVFDEVDGLTGSADAGGLAAIMDVIRNTRMPVILIANDAYDPRFTPLRNLCLMVEFKRLSVTEVAKHLARICVKEGIVADDKALRFIAERSGGDVRSAILDLQALAQGKDKLTYEDVSWLAVRDRKEEIFNVLRMIFYAKSAITARNAVNMADVDLDMLFEWIYENIPYHIKNPPELAAAMDALAKADIYRGILKETGDWSFLRYITDLMTGGVAFSWSKKSPGWTPFRFPERIKIASSTKEERELLEEIGRRIGKKCHISSSRAIVEVLPYLRIILQNNPKIGKRIAKWLNLSEEMVSYISSMSG; translated from the coding sequence ATGTTTTCTTCACCTTATATTCCATGGACTTTAAAGTACAAGCCTAAATCTATATCAGAGGTTATAGGAAACGAAGAGGCTAAAAGAAAAATCCTTGAGTGGATAAATTCTTGGAAGAAGGGCGCGCCGGAGAAGAAGGCTCTGTTCATATATGGTCCGCCGGGCGTTGGCAAGACAGCAACGGTTGAAGCCTTAGCGAATGATCTCGACATGGAGTTGGTTATGAGCGACGCCAGCACGTACAGGACTGAAGAGGCTGTTAAACGCTTCGCTGGGAGAGCCTCACAGTTTGGCTCATTGTTCGGCCGAAGTAAAATCATAGTGTTTGATGAGGTGGACGGTTTAACTGGCTCGGCCGACGCTGGTGGATTAGCAGCGATAATGGATGTGATAAGGAATACAAGGATGCCAGTTATATTGATTGCAAACGACGCTTATGACCCTAGGTTTACGCCATTAAGAAATCTCTGCTTGATGGTCGAGTTCAAAAGGCTTTCCGTAACCGAGGTTGCAAAGCATTTAGCGAGGATATGCGTTAAGGAGGGCATCGTTGCCGATGATAAGGCCTTAAGGTTCATAGCGGAGAGAAGCGGTGGTGATGTTAGATCGGCGATATTGGATCTTCAGGCATTAGCGCAGGGCAAGGACAAGCTGACATACGAAGATGTTTCTTGGCTGGCGGTGCGCGATAGGAAAGAGGAGATATTTAACGTTTTAAGGATGATTTTCTACGCGAAGAGCGCTATAACGGCTAGAAACGCTGTAAATATGGCTGATGTCGATTTAGACATGCTTTTCGAATGGATATACGAGAATATTCCATATCACATTAAGAACCCGCCTGAACTCGCCGCCGCAATGGATGCCCTCGCAAAAGCGGACATTTATCGCGGGATTCTTAAAGAGACCGGGGACTGGTCTTTCCTCCGCTACATCACTGACCTGATGACGGGTGGCGTCGCGTTCTCATGGAGCAAAAAATCCCCAGGCTGGACCCCGTTTAGATTTCCGGAGCGCATAAAAATAGCGTCCAGCACAAAAGAGGAGAGGGAATTACTTGAGGAGATTGGCAGGAGGATTGGGAAAAAATGTCATATTTCGTCTTCACGTGCAATAGTTGAAGTTTTGCCGTACCTACGAATAATTCTTCAAAACAACCCGAAAATCGGTAAGAGAATAGCAAAGTGGTTAAATCTTAGTGAAGAAATGGTATCCTACATATCTAGCATGTCAGGTTAG
- a CDS encoding molybdenum cofactor biosynthesis protein B, which translates to MSETALKHKAEAPKTLNFAVITCSTSRYKEYVETRKINDPSGDLIVQMLKENGHKVTLRKIVTDDKEMIQKTVMKALKSRKVDAIIMSGGTGISPKDVTIEAVQPLLDKEISGFGEIFRMLSYQKIGSAAILTRSIAGVSGGKAVFCLPGSPQSVALALKEIILPEVGHIIMHARE; encoded by the coding sequence TTGAGCGAAACCGCACTTAAACATAAGGCTGAAGCCCCTAAAACCCTAAACTTCGCCGTGATAACCTGCAGCACTTCACGGTATAAGGAATATGTTGAGACAAGGAAAATAAATGATCCGAGCGGCGATCTAATAGTTCAAATGCTTAAGGAGAATGGGCATAAGGTAACCCTACGGAAAATAGTTACAGATGACAAAGAGATGATTCAGAAAACAGTTATGAAAGCTTTAAAATCGCGTAAAGTCGATGCGATAATAATGTCAGGTGGAACAGGCATAAGCCCAAAAGACGTAACAATAGAGGCGGTTCAACCATTACTTGATAAGGAGATATCCGGCTTTGGCGAAATATTCAGAATGCTTAGCTACCAGAAAATAGGATCAGCAGCCATTTTAACGAGGTCGATAGCGGGAGTATCGGGCGGTAAAGCCGTATTCTGCTTACCCGGCTCACCGCAAAGCGTAGCTTTAGCGCTTAAGGAAATAATATTGCCTGAGGTTGGGCATATAATAATGCATGCGCGTGAATAA
- the moaC gene encoding cyclic pyranopterin monophosphate synthase MoaC, giving the protein MSMVDITAKSEVYREAKARGQIKLRSETIKLIREGRVEKGDPLYTAKIAGILAAKNTSMLIPLCHPIPITNVNIDVRILGENMIEVESTVKTRAQTGVEMEALVATSIALLTIWDMVKQYEKDVDGQYPYTLIQNIYVVKKVKE; this is encoded by the coding sequence ATGTCGATGGTGGATATAACCGCTAAAAGTGAAGTTTATCGCGAAGCTAAGGCACGTGGACAGATAAAGCTGAGATCCGAGACAATAAAGCTAATTAGAGAGGGAAGGGTTGAAAAGGGGGATCCATTATACACGGCTAAAATAGCCGGTATTCTGGCGGCAAAAAATACTTCGATGCTTATACCGCTCTGCCATCCAATCCCTATAACGAACGTTAATATTGACGTTAGGATCTTAGGCGAAAACATGATTGAAGTTGAATCCACGGTGAAGACGCGCGCCCAAACTGGGGTTGAAATGGAGGCTTTAGTTGCAACATCTATTGCGTTGCTGACAATATGGGATATGGTTAAACAATATGAAAAGGACGTAGATGGGCAGTACCCATACACTTTAATCCAAAACATATATGTCGTTAAGAAGGTGAAGGAGTAG
- the thsB gene encoding thermosome subunit beta has product MAAVSGRIPVLILKEGSTRSRGREAQHNNIMAARVIAEAVRSSLGPKGMDKMLVDSLGDVTITNDGKTILDEMEVEHPAAKMMVEVAKAQDKEVGDGTTSVVVFAGELLNRAEDLLNKNIHPTVIIDGYRKAADKALEVLEKIAIGVDPQDRDALKKVAMTAMASKLVSENRDRLADIAVEAILHVAQRIGDQFKADLDDILVQKKHGESVADTQLIKGLVIDKEVVHPGMPKRVEKARIALLDCPLEIEKTEFDAKINIETPEQMEAFLREEENMLRGMVEKIASVGANVVICQKGIDDMAQHFLARRGILAVRRAKKSDMEKLAKATGGRVVTNLEDLKPEDLGYAELVEERKIGEDKMVFVEGCRNLKAVAILVRGGSERIVDEAERSIHDALCVVRDVVQEPKILAGGGAPEIEVARAIREYAQSLPGREQLAAQSFADAIEVIPTALAENAGLDPIDILSELRARHERGETWAGVDVNAGKVRDMREIDVYEPLAVKRQIIKSAVEAATMILKIDDVIAAGKTKMPKTPKGPEGYGGEFE; this is encoded by the coding sequence ATGGCAGCTGTTTCAGGCAGAATTCCTGTTTTGATATTGAAGGAGGGTTCTACGAGGAGTAGGGGTAGGGAGGCTCAGCATAATAATATTATGGCTGCTAGGGTTATTGCGGAGGCTGTTAGGAGCTCTTTGGGTCCTAAGGGTATGGATAAGATGCTTGTTGATAGTTTGGGCGATGTGACTATTACTAATGATGGTAAGACGATTCTCGATGAGATGGAGGTTGAGCATCCAGCCGCTAAGATGATGGTTGAGGTTGCTAAGGCTCAGGATAAGGAGGTCGGCGACGGAACAACGAGCGTCGTCGTATTCGCAGGCGAGCTGCTTAATAGGGCTGAGGATCTCTTAAACAAGAATATTCATCCGACGGTGATCATAGACGGCTACCGTAAGGCGGCTGACAAGGCGCTTGAAGTCTTGGAGAAGATCGCTATAGGCGTTGACCCGCAGGATAGAGACGCCTTAAAGAAGGTTGCTATGACGGCTATGGCCAGCAAGCTCGTATCGGAGAACAGGGATAGGCTGGCCGACATAGCTGTTGAGGCTATACTCCACGTGGCGCAGAGGATAGGCGACCAGTTTAAGGCTGATTTAGACGATATACTCGTCCAGAAGAAGCATGGCGAATCAGTCGCGGACACGCAGCTGATTAAGGGCTTGGTTATCGATAAGGAAGTGGTTCATCCAGGCATGCCTAAACGCGTCGAGAAGGCTAGGATAGCGCTATTGGACTGCCCGCTTGAAATAGAGAAGACGGAGTTCGACGCCAAGATAAATATTGAGACGCCTGAGCAGATGGAGGCTTTCCTACGCGAGGAGGAGAACATGCTCCGCGGAATGGTTGAGAAGATAGCCAGCGTAGGAGCGAACGTGGTTATATGCCAGAAGGGCATAGACGATATGGCTCAGCACTTCCTGGCTAGGAGGGGCATACTGGCGGTTAGGCGCGCGAAGAAGTCCGATATGGAGAAGCTGGCTAAGGCTACTGGCGGACGCGTAGTCACGAACCTGGAGGACCTTAAGCCAGAAGACCTCGGGTACGCTGAGCTGGTTGAGGAGCGTAAGATAGGCGAGGACAAGATGGTTTTCGTCGAGGGCTGCAGGAACCTTAAGGCCGTAGCGATACTCGTTAGAGGCGGAAGCGAACGCATAGTTGACGAGGCTGAGCGCTCGATACATGACGCTTTATGCGTCGTCAGAGACGTTGTCCAGGAGCCCAAGATACTGGCTGGCGGAGGAGCCCCTGAAATAGAGGTTGCGAGGGCGATTAGAGAATACGCGCAGTCCCTGCCGGGCAGGGAGCAGCTGGCAGCGCAGAGCTTCGCCGACGCGATAGAGGTTATTCCCACAGCGCTGGCCGAGAACGCTGGGCTGGATCCAATAGACATTTTATCGGAGCTTAGGGCTAGGCATGAGAGGGGTGAAACATGGGCTGGCGTAGACGTTAACGCCGGTAAGGTTAGGGATATGCGTGAAATAGATGTTTATGAGCCGCTCGCCGTCAAAAGGCAGATAATTAAGTCGGCTGTAGAGGCCGCGACAATGATACTGAAGATAGACGATGTAATAGCCGCAGGGAAAACAAAGATGCCGAAAACACCTAAGGGACCAGAAGGCTATGGCGGAGAATTTGAGTAA
- a CDS encoding radical SAM protein, translating into MVREVFEVSEPIPLLGCIAFGLIDRGTNLIQVRPITTCPLSCIFCSTDAGPKSKRRRTEYIVPLDYLIDWFKRVAAFKGECDIEAHIDTVGDPVTYPRIVDLVSGLNNVKGVKVISMQTHGSTLTEKILVDLSEAGLTRINLSIDALGPDLARKLSGTEWYDPSRIVDLMHYIVSNTKIDLLIAPVWIPGINDFEIPKIIELAKKIGAGKKFPPLGIQKYLIHKHGRKIRGVKPMSWRKFYEQLRRWENEFGVKLILRPEDFGIHKRPALPKPYRLFEVIRVKVVGPGWLRGEALAITEKCDRSITLINAEDIPVGSKVKARILSSKDNIFVAEPIT; encoded by the coding sequence ATGGTTAGAGAGGTTTTTGAGGTTTCTGAACCCATTCCGCTTTTAGGGTGCATAGCGTTTGGCTTAATTGATAGGGGAACAAACCTTATTCAAGTTCGCCCGATCACGACGTGCCCACTCTCATGTATCTTTTGCTCGACGGATGCAGGCCCGAAGTCAAAGCGTAGGCGCACTGAATATATTGTTCCGCTAGATTATCTTATCGATTGGTTTAAAAGAGTCGCCGCCTTCAAAGGCGAATGCGACATAGAGGCTCATATTGACACTGTAGGAGACCCAGTAACGTATCCGCGAATAGTTGACTTGGTTTCCGGCTTAAATAACGTTAAAGGTGTCAAGGTTATTTCAATGCAGACTCACGGGTCAACATTAACCGAGAAGATTCTTGTCGATCTTTCAGAAGCCGGATTAACAAGAATAAACCTCTCGATAGATGCTTTAGGCCCCGATTTGGCGAGAAAACTTTCTGGAACAGAATGGTATGATCCATCAAGAATCGTCGATTTAATGCATTATATAGTCTCAAACACGAAGATTGATCTGCTTATTGCGCCAGTTTGGATTCCGGGAATAAACGATTTCGAAATACCAAAAATAATTGAGCTTGCAAAGAAGATCGGAGCCGGGAAAAAGTTCCCACCATTAGGCATACAAAAATATCTCATTCATAAGCACGGACGAAAAATCAGGGGTGTTAAGCCAATGTCGTGGAGAAAGTTTTATGAGCAGCTTAGGCGCTGGGAAAACGAGTTTGGAGTCAAACTTATTTTAAGGCCTGAGGACTTCGGGATACATAAGCGCCCAGCGCTTCCAAAGCCATATAGGCTCTTTGAAGTCATTCGAGTTAAAGTTGTTGGACCCGGGTGGCTTAGAGGAGAAGCATTGGCCATAACAGAGAAATGCGACAGAAGCATAACGCTAATAAACGCTGAAGATATTCCAGTCGGGTCAAAGGTTAAAGCCCGCATATTATCCAGCAAGGATAACATTTTTGTCGCCGAACCCATAACTTGA
- a CDS encoding phenylalanine--tRNA ligase beta subunit-related protein, translating into MRIYIDRKIRADFPDLKVLAATVENLKVKKDDPDLDLLKAETIREVKSKYKVDLLKDIPSVKAYREFFWRIGIDPTKSRPAAEALIRRVLLNNPLPKINTFVDSLNLASLKSEVAIGSFDIDKVSGELIAIRYASEGEVFRGIGMSNPITLKGCEMVLSDNVGPIVIYPHRDSERTKITEATQKALLVFCGVPGISENMLLEAMSITMGLIIKFCGGSAKPVEVE; encoded by the coding sequence ATGCGCATATATATCGATAGGAAAATTAGGGCGGATTTTCCGGACCTAAAGGTTCTAGCCGCCACCGTAGAAAATCTAAAGGTTAAAAAGGATGATCCAGATCTTGATCTGTTGAAGGCTGAAACCATTAGGGAGGTTAAATCCAAGTACAAGGTTGATTTGCTTAAAGATATACCAAGCGTTAAGGCCTATAGGGAATTCTTCTGGAGAATCGGGATAGATCCAACTAAAAGTAGGCCGGCTGCAGAAGCCTTAATAAGAAGGGTGCTCCTAAATAATCCGCTGCCTAAAATTAATACGTTCGTTGACTCGCTTAACCTAGCTTCTTTGAAATCTGAAGTTGCAATAGGATCGTTCGATATAGATAAGGTTTCCGGAGAACTTATAGCTATAAGGTATGCGAGTGAAGGCGAAGTTTTTCGCGGAATAGGTATGAGCAACCCTATCACGCTTAAAGGATGCGAAATGGTACTTTCGGATAACGTGGGTCCAATAGTTATCTACCCGCATAGAGACTCTGAACGCACAAAAATAACTGAAGCAACTCAAAAAGCCCTGCTAGTTTTCTGCGGGGTTCCAGGCATAAGCGAAAACATGCTTCTGGAAGCGATGAGTATTACTATGGGTTTAATAATTAAATTTTGCGGGGGATCCGCTAAACCCGTAGAGGTCGAGTAG
- a CDS encoding orotidine 5'-phosphate decarboxylase, whose protein sequence is MCGRFKSLLEEAERKKSSRIVLALDVVAESREKLFSKSMQILDEVYEYICALKINHHLVLPLGLFDGVKRILDKAKDLGLPAIIDCKANDVGSTNRVIAENYFEAGFDALIANPFVGWEDGLQPIFEVAEKMERGIILLVYMSHKAAWEGYGQKVYDENTGTIKPQYIIFAEKALAWKADGAVVGATYPEKISEVYAILGKSIPIYSPGVGVQGGDLERAILAGAHYLIVGRSIVEAEEPAEAARRFRDSSNKVINSIGCRADLGSRP, encoded by the coding sequence ATGTGTGGAAGATTCAAGTCTCTCTTAGAGGAAGCTGAGAGAAAAAAGAGTTCGAGAATAGTTTTGGCTCTAGATGTTGTCGCTGAGAGCCGTGAAAAACTTTTTTCAAAGAGCATGCAGATACTTGACGAAGTTTACGAGTATATATGCGCTTTAAAGATCAACCATCACCTCGTTTTACCGCTCGGACTATTTGATGGCGTAAAGAGAATCCTAGACAAGGCTAAGGATCTTGGGCTACCGGCGATAATAGATTGCAAGGCTAATGATGTTGGAAGCACGAATCGTGTAATAGCGGAAAATTACTTTGAAGCCGGGTTTGATGCGCTCATCGCAAATCCCTTCGTCGGCTGGGAAGATGGCCTCCAGCCGATTTTCGAAGTTGCCGAAAAAATGGAGCGCGGCATAATATTGTTGGTTTATATGAGCCACAAGGCTGCTTGGGAAGGCTACGGACAAAAGGTTTACGACGAAAACACAGGGACAATTAAACCACAGTACATTATTTTCGCTGAGAAGGCTCTGGCTTGGAAAGCTGACGGGGCAGTAGTTGGCGCAACATATCCTGAAAAAATAAGTGAAGTATACGCTATTCTGGGAAAGAGTATACCGATATATTCGCCGGGGGTTGGCGTGCAGGGTGGAGACCTTGAGAGAGCTATACTGGCTGGTGCGCATTACTTAATAGTTGGAAGATCGATAGTTGAAGCTGAAGAGCCTGCTGAAGCCGCCAGAAGGTTTCGGGATTCTTCAAATAAAGTCATTAACAGTATTGGTTGCAGAGCGGATTTAGGCAGCCGACCTTAG
- a CDS encoding ribbon-helix-helix domain-containing protein, translating to MKLVTVLLPEAYLEGLDELVRQNMYPSRSAAIRTAVRDLLKRELWSKQKI from the coding sequence ATGAAGCTCGTAACCGTTTTGCTTCCCGAAGCCTACCTTGAAGGCTTAGATGAGCTCGTTAGACAAAACATGTATCCCAGTAGAAGCGCAGCCATAAGGACTGCTGTGAGAGATTTATTAAAACGTGAATTATGGTCCAAGCAAAAGATCTAG